A window of Halomonas sp. GFAJ-1 contains these coding sequences:
- a CDS encoding single-stranded DNA exonuclease, translated as MADESTQTQNASQPRLEPRPVDEAVYARAQAEGLSELQARLLASRLPGYAGELAPLVSPSLRYLAHPEKLTDGRRAAERIAQAVAEGETIGILTDYDVDGITSHVVIRRTLVELFGVPEYKLHSLIGHRIHDGYGISLPLVERTLSLTPRPTVVITADCGSSDEPRIARLKAAGIDVVVSDHHALPLEGPPPSAYACVNPTRLDCDYPDKTIAGCMVAWLLMSLARGVLIEWGALPDATPKLSPWLSYVALGTVADCVSLGGSPANRAVVSHGLTLINRMDAACWRAMATRLGADSVPFNAETLAFQMGPRINARSRLDDPYAALHFMLAETDSVANRQLDVLDEDNQSRKAIEADMAEEARTLAVPALDANEPAVVVLLEDGHPGVQGIVASRLVQAYGRPALVLTRAAAPNMLTGSGRSIDGLHLRDALQRTFELAPEALPRFGGHSGAAGVGVPREQLAAFKAAFLQAVSEQLGDTPLYPRLWTDGELSTDQLSLVTLNEVEALGPYGREFDPPLFEGRFIVEALRPVGAEGSHLMLELSMGAVTSKAIWFRALTPGELPSFSVGDTLHCAYKLNRNRWRGRETLQLMVEHASPI; from the coding sequence ATGGCCGACGAGTCAACCCAAACCCAGAATGCGAGCCAACCACGCTTAGAGCCTCGTCCAGTGGACGAGGCTGTCTATGCGCGTGCCCAAGCGGAAGGCTTAAGCGAGCTACAAGCGCGTCTTCTTGCCTCTCGGCTGCCAGGCTACGCGGGCGAACTTGCCCCGCTGGTATCACCCAGCCTGCGCTATTTGGCTCATCCGGAAAAGCTGACCGACGGCCGCCGTGCCGCTGAGCGTATCGCTCAGGCGGTGGCCGAAGGGGAGACTATCGGCATTCTCACTGACTACGATGTGGACGGCATTACCTCCCATGTGGTGATTCGGCGCACCTTGGTGGAGCTGTTTGGCGTACCCGAATACAAATTACATAGCCTAATAGGCCACCGTATTCACGATGGCTATGGCATCAGCCTGCCACTGGTTGAGCGGACACTTAGCTTAACGCCTAGGCCCACGGTAGTGATTACCGCCGACTGCGGCAGCTCGGACGAGCCCCGTATTGCCCGCTTAAAAGCGGCGGGTATTGATGTGGTGGTCAGCGACCACCACGCGTTGCCGTTGGAGGGGCCACCGCCTTCCGCCTACGCCTGCGTTAACCCCACCCGCCTTGACTGCGACTACCCGGATAAAACCATCGCCGGGTGCATGGTGGCGTGGCTTCTAATGTCGCTTGCTCGCGGCGTATTAATTGAGTGGGGAGCACTGCCGGATGCGACGCCGAAGCTGTCGCCGTGGCTCTCTTACGTCGCGCTGGGCACCGTAGCGGACTGTGTTTCGCTGGGCGGCAGTCCTGCTAACCGCGCCGTGGTGAGCCACGGTTTAACGCTGATCAATCGCATGGATGCCGCCTGTTGGCGGGCCATGGCTACCCGGTTAGGTGCCGACAGCGTCCCCTTTAACGCTGAAACCCTAGCCTTCCAAATGGGACCGAGGATTAACGCTCGCTCGCGGCTGGATGACCCCTACGCGGCGCTGCACTTTATGTTGGCGGAGACGGACAGCGTGGCGAATCGTCAGCTAGACGTGCTCGACGAGGATAACCAGTCCCGCAAGGCGATTGAGGCGGATATGGCGGAAGAGGCGCGCACCTTGGCTGTGCCAGCTCTGGATGCTAACGAGCCTGCGGTGGTGGTGCTGCTGGAGGATGGACATCCTGGTGTGCAGGGCATCGTCGCTTCACGGCTAGTGCAGGCCTATGGCCGCCCCGCGCTGGTGCTTACCCGCGCGGCGGCGCCCAATATGTTGACCGGCTCTGGTCGTTCGATTGATGGCCTGCACTTGCGGGATGCTCTGCAACGCACCTTTGAGTTGGCTCCTGAGGCGCTGCCGCGTTTTGGTGGCCACAGTGGCGCGGCAGGCGTGGGTGTGCCGAGGGAGCAGCTAGCTGCTTTTAAGGCTGCGTTTTTACAGGCGGTGAGCGAGCAGTTAGGCGATACGCCGCTCTATCCACGGCTGTGGACCGACGGTGAGCTTTCTACAGACCAACTGTCACTGGTAACGCTTAACGAGGTCGAAGCCCTTGGGCCTTACGGGCGAGAGTTCGATCCGCCCCTGTTTGAAGGGCGCTTTATTGTTGAAGCGCTACGCCCGGTGGGGGCCGAAGGGTCGCACCTAATGCTTGAGCTTTCCATGGGTGCGGTAACCAGCAAAGCGATCTGGTTTCGAGCGCTAACGCCAGGTGAACTGCCTTCGTTTAGCGTGGGGGATACGCTGCACTGTGCCTATAAGCTCAACCGCAATCGTTGGCGGGGACGTGAAACATTGCAGTTGATGGTGGAGCACGCTAGCCCGATTTAG
- a CDS encoding threonine synthase — MRYISTRGQAPALSFEEVVLTGMASDGGLYVPETLPQFSKEELASMAGLSYAEIAFRVMKPFVNGEIDDDTFRRLVTEAYATFNHDAVVPLKQLDANHFLLEQFHGPTLAFKDVALQLLGRLLDHFLKKRNERAVIMGATSGDTGSAAIEGCRHCDNLDIFILHPHNRVSEVQRRQMTSVLANNVFNIAIEGNFDDAQAMVKASFANQDFLNGTRLVAVNSINWARIMAQIVYYVAAGVALGAPQREVSFCVPSANFGNVFAGYMAFKMGLPVKQFIIATNANDILHRTLAANDFSKKELAATLAPSMDIVVSSNFERLLFDAYDRDGLAVAALLERFQQEPTALADAPLAKLREKFASYSVDDDTILEVIREAHHRTGEILDPHTATGYRAAERARADTTTPVITLATAHPAKFAEAVVKAGFQGVPLPTHMNDLLEREERYTVLQAELGAVQQFVADNRR, encoded by the coding sequence ATGCGTTATATCAGCACGCGGGGCCAAGCGCCCGCGCTCTCCTTTGAAGAGGTGGTATTAACCGGCATGGCCAGCGACGGCGGCCTTTATGTGCCGGAAACGCTGCCCCAGTTCTCTAAAGAAGAGCTGGCCAGTATGGCCGGTCTCTCTTATGCAGAGATTGCGTTTCGGGTCATGAAGCCGTTTGTAAATGGCGAAATTGACGACGATACTTTCCGCCGCTTGGTGACCGAAGCTTACGCGACGTTCAACCACGACGCCGTGGTGCCGTTAAAGCAGTTGGATGCTAACCACTTTTTGCTAGAGCAGTTCCACGGCCCGACGCTGGCGTTCAAAGATGTTGCGCTGCAGCTACTTGGGCGTCTGCTGGATCACTTCCTGAAAAAGCGCAACGAGCGTGCGGTGATTATGGGTGCGACGTCCGGGGACACCGGATCAGCGGCCATTGAAGGGTGTCGCCACTGCGATAACCTGGATATTTTTATTCTTCACCCGCACAACCGCGTCTCGGAAGTGCAGCGCCGCCAGATGACCTCGGTGCTGGCGAACAACGTGTTTAACATCGCCATTGAAGGTAACTTCGATGACGCTCAGGCAATGGTGAAAGCAAGTTTTGCTAACCAAGACTTCCTGAATGGCACGCGTCTTGTCGCGGTAAATTCGATCAACTGGGCGCGCATTATGGCGCAGATCGTCTACTACGTGGCCGCTGGCGTTGCGTTGGGTGCTCCCCAGCGTGAAGTGAGCTTCTGCGTGCCATCGGCCAATTTCGGCAACGTCTTTGCTGGCTACATGGCGTTCAAGATGGGTCTGCCGGTGAAGCAGTTTATTATTGCTACCAACGCCAACGACATCTTACACCGCACCCTGGCGGCGAACGATTTCTCCAAGAAGGAGCTGGCCGCAACGTTGGCGCCTTCGATGGATATCGTGGTTTCGTCGAACTTTGAGCGGCTGCTGTTTGACGCCTACGACCGCGATGGCTTAGCGGTAGCAGCGCTGCTAGAGCGCTTCCAGCAAGAGCCTACCGCCCTTGCCGATGCGCCGCTGGCGAAGCTGCGCGAGAAATTCGCTAGCTACAGCGTCGATGACGACACGATTCTGGAAGTGATTCGCGAAGCCCACCACCGTACCGGGGAGATTCTTGACCCTCATACGGCCACTGGCTACCGCGCCGCCGAGCGCGCACGGGCTGATACCACGACGCCTGTGATTACGTTAGCCACCGCGCATCCGGCAAAATTTGCTGAAGCCGTGGTTAAAGCGGGCTTCCAGGGCGTGCCACTGCCCACGCATATGAATGACTTGCTGGAGCGTGAAGAGCGCTACACCGTGCTGCAAGCTGAGCTGGGTGCGGTTCAGCAGTTTGTCGCTGACAACCGGCGCTGA
- a CDS encoding homoserine dehydrogenase (catalyzes the formation of L-aspartate 4-semialdehyde from L-homoserine): MKPVRVGICGLGTVGGGTFNVLTRNADDISRRAGRPIVIEQVAHRSVHPDCDITGINATSDVFEVANNPNVDVLVELIGGYDIARELVLTAIANGKHVVTANKALIAVHGNEIFRAAHEKGVIVAFEAAVAGGIPVIKSLREGLGANRIEWVAGIINGTGNYILTHMRDEGRAFEDVLAEAQALGYAESDPTFDVEGIDAAHKLTILASIAYGVPLQFEKAFTEGISRITAEDVEQADNLGYVIKHLGISKRTDQGLELRVHPTLIPKERLLANVHGVKNAIAVMGDAVGPTLYYGAGAGAEPTASAVVADLLDVARDITTDHHYRVPYLAFSGIDEDVSQLPIMPMEDIITAYYLRLLAVDRPGVLARVATILAEQGISIEALIQKEATEGELVPIILLTHRTKEKQMNEAIREIESMADIAGPVTRIRVESLDEGE, from the coding sequence TTGAAACCGGTAAGAGTAGGCATTTGTGGGTTAGGTACAGTCGGCGGCGGTACGTTTAACGTATTAACGCGTAATGCGGACGATATTAGCCGCCGTGCGGGCCGCCCGATTGTCATTGAGCAGGTTGCCCACCGCAGCGTTCATCCCGACTGCGATATTACCGGCATTAATGCCACCTCGGACGTATTCGAGGTGGCCAACAACCCTAACGTGGACGTATTGGTAGAGTTGATTGGCGGCTACGACATCGCGCGTGAGCTGGTGCTAACGGCTATTGCCAACGGTAAGCACGTAGTCACTGCTAACAAAGCGCTGATCGCCGTTCATGGCAACGAAATTTTCCGCGCCGCCCATGAAAAAGGCGTGATTGTCGCGTTTGAAGCCGCTGTGGCGGGCGGTATTCCGGTCATCAAATCCCTGCGTGAAGGCCTCGGCGCTAACCGCATTGAGTGGGTGGCGGGCATTATCAACGGCACCGGTAACTACATTCTTACCCACATGCGCGATGAAGGCCGTGCCTTTGAAGACGTGCTGGCCGAAGCGCAGGCGCTGGGTTACGCCGAATCCGACCCCACCTTTGATGTGGAGGGTATCGATGCGGCGCACAAGCTAACGATTCTGGCCTCGATTGCCTACGGCGTACCGCTGCAGTTTGAAAAAGCCTTCACCGAAGGCATTTCGCGGATTACCGCCGAGGACGTTGAGCAGGCCGATAACCTGGGCTACGTGATTAAGCATTTGGGTATTTCCAAGCGCACCGATCAAGGGCTTGAGCTGCGGGTTCACCCGACGCTGATTCCTAAAGAGCGTCTGCTGGCCAATGTGCACGGTGTTAAAAATGCCATTGCGGTCATGGGCGATGCGGTTGGCCCAACGCTTTACTATGGCGCCGGCGCTGGCGCAGAGCCGACCGCGTCTGCCGTGGTCGCTGACCTGCTCGACGTTGCTCGTGATATCACCACGGACCATCACTATCGGGTGCCTTACCTGGCGTTTAGCGGCATTGATGAAGATGTTAGTCAGCTGCCCATTATGCCGATGGAAGATATCATCACGGCGTACTATCTACGTCTGCTGGCGGTAGATCGCCCCGGTGTGCTGGCGCGTGTGGCAACAATTCTTGCTGAGCAGGGCATCTCTATTGAAGCGCTGATCCAGAAAGAGGCCACCGAAGGTGAGCTGGTGCCGATTATCCTGCTGACCCACCGCACCAAAGAGAAGCAGATGAACGAAGCAATCCGCGAGATTGAATCCATGGCGGACATTGCTGGCCCGGTCACCCGCATTCGCGTTGAAAGCCTGGACGAAGGAGAGTAA
- a CDS encoding protein-disulfide isomerase, with the protein MPNTTHEVEEIMRQRKTLLLGKAAALTLLAPWVAVAGSLLPALASADVTAERLAENLSVNGQSMPVKQVNATPMDGIYHVRLESGESFYSNADGSHFLVGDLYQNGDNGLVNLTEQSRNQERAAALAAVPDSERVIFQGMGSPKATVVVFTDPSCPYCVRLHETIPELNEEGIAVHYMAFPRAGMGSAAATSLEQVWCSENPSEAMNQVKQGQTPSSSARCDNPVSGQYDLGVALGVQGTPAIVLPDGQLVPGFVPPERLVAMLGLEDE; encoded by the coding sequence ATGCCGAACACCACCCACGAGGTTGAAGAGATAATGCGCCAACGTAAGACGCTCTTGTTAGGTAAAGCCGCTGCTTTAACACTGCTTGCTCCTTGGGTCGCGGTAGCGGGTAGTTTGTTGCCGGCGCTTGCCAGCGCTGATGTAACGGCCGAGCGGTTAGCCGAAAACCTAAGCGTTAACGGTCAGTCGATGCCGGTGAAGCAGGTCAATGCGACGCCAATGGACGGGATTTACCATGTGCGTCTTGAGAGTGGTGAGTCGTTCTACTCCAATGCGGATGGTAGCCACTTTTTGGTAGGGGACCTCTACCAAAATGGGGATAATGGTTTGGTCAATTTAACCGAGCAGTCGCGTAATCAGGAGCGCGCCGCCGCACTTGCTGCCGTGCCGGACAGCGAGCGAGTGATCTTTCAGGGCATGGGGTCGCCAAAAGCAACGGTCGTGGTGTTTACCGACCCCTCTTGCCCCTATTGTGTGCGGCTACATGAGACCATTCCAGAGCTTAATGAAGAAGGCATTGCCGTCCACTATATGGCGTTCCCCCGTGCAGGCATGGGTAGCGCGGCAGCAACATCGCTAGAGCAAGTGTGGTGCTCGGAAAATCCAAGTGAAGCGATGAATCAGGTAAAGCAGGGCCAGACGCCTTCAAGCTCGGCACGTTGCGATAATCCGGTGAGCGGCCAGTATGATCTAGGGGTAGCGCTAGGGGTGCAGGGCACGCCAGCGATTGTCTTGCCCGATGGGCAGCTGGTTCCTGGGTTTGTGCCCCCCGAACGGCTGGTTGCCATGTTAGGCTTGGAAGATGAATAA
- a CDS encoding site-specific tyrosine recombinase XerD: MSVIDAFLDALWLEQGASDHTLAAYRHDLTAWQQQLENEQETLLTPSPQRFAEWLERRREQGYQLRSNARLLSSLRSFYRWARLYGHIASDPLADVTLPPVRPSLPNTLEEDEVERLLLAPDITTPLGVRDRTMLELLYACGLRVSELVGLTGDAVNLRQGVVRVRGKGDKDRLVPMGEEAAEWLARYMETTRPMLMHDPTRPALFPGRADKAMTRQTFWHRIKAHAITAGISRSLSPHTLRHAFATHLLNHGANLRVVQLLLGHSDLSTTQIYTHVAQARLEHLHAEHHPRG; this comes from the coding sequence ATGAGCGTGATTGATGCTTTTCTAGATGCCCTTTGGCTTGAGCAAGGGGCAAGCGATCATACGCTAGCGGCCTATCGGCACGATTTGACTGCTTGGCAGCAACAACTTGAAAATGAACAGGAGACGCTGTTAACCCCTTCGCCACAACGCTTTGCAGAATGGCTTGAGCGTCGTCGCGAGCAGGGTTACCAGCTGCGCAGCAACGCACGGCTGCTCTCCTCACTGCGTAGTTTTTATCGCTGGGCGCGGTTGTATGGGCATATCGCTAGCGACCCACTGGCTGATGTCACGTTGCCGCCGGTACGGCCAAGCCTGCCCAACACTTTGGAAGAGGACGAGGTTGAGCGACTGCTGCTGGCGCCGGATATCACCACGCCGCTGGGTGTCCGCGACCGCACCATGCTTGAACTGCTGTACGCCTGTGGGCTGCGCGTGTCAGAGCTTGTAGGATTGACCGGCGATGCGGTCAATTTACGCCAAGGAGTTGTACGCGTGCGGGGTAAAGGCGATAAGGATCGCCTAGTGCCTATGGGCGAAGAGGCTGCTGAGTGGTTGGCCCGCTATATGGAAACGACAAGGCCTATGCTCATGCATGACCCCACGCGCCCAGCGCTATTTCCTGGTCGGGCGGACAAGGCCATGACCCGGCAAACGTTTTGGCACCGTATTAAAGCCCACGCCATCACCGCGGGGATTTCAAGGTCGCTGTCACCTCATACGCTGCGTCATGCGTTTGCGACACATTTGTTGAATCATGGGGCCAATTTGCGGGTCGTACAGCTGCTGCTAGGTCATAGTGACTTATCCACAACGCAAATTTACACGCACGTTGCCCAGGCGCGCCTGGAGCACCTGCATGCCGAACACCACCCACGAGGTTGA
- a CDS encoding 50S ribosomal protein L19: protein MSSKNKVIQAIESEQMTKEIPVFAPGDTIVVQVKVKEGTRERLQAFEGVVIGKRNRGLNSAFTVRKISHGVGVERTFQTYSPLVDSIEVKRRGDVRQAKLYYLRERSGKSARIKEKLA from the coding sequence ATGAGCAGCAAGAACAAGGTGATCCAGGCGATCGAATCCGAGCAAATGACCAAAGAGATTCCGGTATTTGCTCCGGGCGACACCATCGTCGTTCAGGTAAAAGTTAAGGAAGGCACCCGCGAGCGTCTGCAGGCGTTTGAAGGTGTGGTCATTGGTAAGCGTAACCGTGGCCTGAACTCCGCGTTCACCGTACGTAAAATTTCTCACGGTGTTGGCGTTGAGCGTACTTTCCAGACCTACAGCCCGCTGGTTGACTCTATTGAAGTCAAGCGTCGTGGTGACGTTCGTCAAGCTAAGCTGTACTACCTGCGCGAGCGCAGCGGCAAGTCGGCGCGTATCAAGGAAAAGCTGGCTTAA
- a CDS encoding tRNA (guanosine(37)-N1)-methyltransferase TrmD: MWIGVVSLFPEMFDAITQQGVVGRAVEKQRIALEFWNPRDYATDRHRSVDDRPYGGGPGMLMKVDTLRAAIFDARQRAEQATGQTPTVIYLSPQGRKLDQQGVQLLASAGPLVVVAGRYEGIDERVVESDIDEEWSIGDYVLSGGELPAMVLIDAAARLVPGVLGHQDSAIEDSFNDGLLDCPHYTRPDVIDGRQVPEVLLSGNHAAIKRWRAKQSLGRTWQRRPDLLAGRTLNAEQQALLDEFIEEHALPSTSESRT, encoded by the coding sequence ATGTGGATCGGCGTGGTGTCGTTGTTTCCCGAAATGTTCGATGCTATTACCCAACAAGGCGTGGTAGGTCGAGCAGTAGAGAAGCAGCGTATTGCCCTGGAGTTTTGGAATCCACGCGATTATGCCACTGACCGCCACCGCAGCGTGGACGACCGCCCTTATGGCGGCGGCCCCGGAATGCTGATGAAGGTAGACACTCTGCGTGCTGCTATCTTCGATGCTCGCCAGCGAGCAGAACAGGCGACCGGTCAAACGCCAACCGTGATTTACCTTTCGCCCCAAGGGCGCAAGTTGGATCAGCAGGGCGTGCAGTTGCTCGCTTCAGCAGGCCCTTTAGTGGTCGTTGCGGGCCGCTACGAAGGCATTGACGAGCGCGTGGTGGAGAGTGACATCGATGAAGAGTGGTCAATTGGCGATTATGTGCTGAGCGGTGGTGAACTGCCTGCCATGGTGCTAATTGATGCAGCGGCAAGGCTGGTGCCCGGTGTGTTGGGCCACCAGGATTCCGCTATCGAAGACTCGTTTAATGACGGCTTGTTAGACTGCCCGCACTATACCCGTCCTGATGTCATCGACGGGCGCCAAGTGCCTGAGGTGCTGCTGAGTGGTAACCATGCAGCTATCAAGCGGTGGCGTGCAAAGCAGTCGTTGGGACGTACCTGGCAGCGTCGTCCTGATTTACTGGCAGGGCGCACTCTTAACGCCGAGCAGCAGGCGCTGCTAGACGAGTTTATCGAGGAACACGCTTTGCCCTCTACGTCGGAAAGCCGCACGTAG
- a CDS encoding ribosome maturation factor RimM, producing MTRLETSHTDDAHVVLGKLTSPHGIKGWLKVYSYTSPMDSILQYPEWWVRQGETLTKMTIVQGRRQGKGLVVQLKGIDDRTAAEALAQTDVLMPKEALPTLPDDEYYWHELEGLTVFTQSGERLGQVSYLFETGANDVMVVRGDNDAIDKRERLLPFLPDDVIVEISPENGRMVVNWDPEF from the coding sequence ATGACGCGTTTAGAAACAAGCCATACTGACGACGCACATGTGGTGCTTGGTAAGCTGACCAGCCCTCACGGGATTAAAGGTTGGCTAAAGGTGTACTCCTATACCAGCCCCATGGACAGCATTTTGCAATACCCCGAATGGTGGGTGCGCCAGGGTGAAACCTTGACGAAGATGACCATTGTTCAGGGGCGTCGGCAGGGCAAAGGCTTAGTGGTTCAGCTTAAGGGCATTGATGACCGAACGGCGGCGGAAGCGCTGGCGCAAACGGATGTTCTAATGCCGAAAGAAGCGCTACCTACGCTTCCCGACGACGAATATTACTGGCATGAGCTTGAAGGCCTAACGGTTTTTACTCAGTCAGGCGAACGGTTAGGGCAGGTCAGCTACCTGTTTGAAACCGGCGCCAACGATGTCATGGTGGTGCGTGGTGATAACGACGCGATCGACAAGCGCGAGCGTCTGTTACCTTTTTTGCCCGATGATGTGATTGTTGAAATCAGCCCGGAAAATGGCCGTATGGTTGTTAACTGGGATCCCGAGTTCTGA
- a CDS encoding 30S ribosomal protein S16 — MVTIRLARGGAKKRPFYHLTVTDSRNARDGRFIERIGFFNPVARGQEERLRVDLDRVTHWQSQGAQLSGRVAELVKEARKQA, encoded by the coding sequence ATGGTTACCATTCGTTTGGCACGTGGTGGCGCCAAAAAGCGTCCCTTTTATCACCTGACTGTTACCGACTCTCGCAACGCCCGTGACGGCCGTTTCATCGAGCGTATCGGTTTCTTCAACCCGGTTGCCCGTGGTCAGGAAGAGCGTCTGCGCGTCGATTTAGACCGCGTTACTCACTGGCAGAGCCAAGGCGCCCAGCTATCTGGTCGTGTTGCTGAGCTGGTTAAAGAAGCGCGTAAGCAGGCCTAA
- a CDS encoding signal recognition particle protein, whose amino-acid sequence MFQNLSERLSQTLKSIKGQARLTDDNIKDTLREVRKALLEADVALPVVKAFIERVRERAVGQEVSKSLSPGQQFVKIVQQELEAIMGEANEGLTLKGSPAVVLMAGLQGAGKTTSVAKLARYLREREKKKVLVVSADVYRPAAIDQLETLAKEVEVDFFPSRSDQKPVDIATAAIKHAKIQFHDVVLVDTAGRLAIDEAMMAEIQALHKEISPQETLFVVDAMTGQDAVNTAKAFNEALPLTGVILTKADGDARGGAALSVRHVTGKPIKFMGVGEKVDALEPFHPDRVASRILGMGDMLSLIEEAERTVDKDKAAKLAKKVKKGDGFDLEDFRDQLQQLKKMGGMGGLLGKLPGMGQMAEMAQGPGPEKELGKLEALINSMTPKERRAPDIINGSRKRRIAAGAGLQVPDLNRLLKQHKQMQKMMKKAGKKGGMQKMMRGMSGMMGGGGPGGPGGPGGMGGMGGPGGLPWR is encoded by the coding sequence ATGTTTCAGAATCTGAGCGAGCGTCTTTCCCAGACGCTGAAGTCGATTAAAGGCCAGGCACGGCTGACCGACGATAATATTAAAGATACCTTGCGCGAAGTGCGTAAAGCGCTTCTAGAGGCGGACGTTGCACTGCCGGTGGTGAAGGCGTTTATCGAGCGCGTGCGCGAGCGTGCGGTGGGACAAGAAGTTTCTAAGAGCCTTTCGCCTGGGCAGCAGTTTGTCAAAATCGTCCAGCAAGAGCTGGAAGCGATTATGGGCGAGGCCAACGAAGGCCTCACGCTAAAAGGCTCGCCAGCGGTTGTGCTGATGGCTGGTTTGCAGGGCGCAGGTAAAACCACCTCTGTTGCCAAGTTGGCCCGCTACCTGCGCGAGCGCGAGAAGAAAAAAGTGCTGGTGGTCTCTGCTGACGTGTATCGTCCGGCGGCGATCGATCAGCTAGAAACGCTAGCCAAAGAGGTCGAGGTTGATTTCTTCCCCTCGCGCTCTGATCAAAAGCCCGTTGATATTGCCACGGCGGCCATTAAGCACGCCAAAATTCAGTTCCACGATGTGGTGCTGGTGGATACGGCCGGGCGGCTAGCCATTGATGAAGCCATGATGGCCGAGATCCAGGCACTGCATAAAGAGATCTCACCTCAGGAAACGCTGTTCGTCGTCGATGCGATGACCGGCCAGGATGCGGTGAATACCGCCAAAGCGTTTAACGAAGCGCTGCCGCTGACCGGGGTAATCCTCACTAAGGCCGACGGTGACGCCCGTGGCGGTGCCGCGCTCTCGGTGCGTCATGTTACTGGCAAGCCGATTAAATTTATGGGTGTTGGCGAGAAGGTCGACGCCCTTGAGCCTTTCCACCCGGATCGCGTGGCCTCGCGGATTCTGGGCATGGGCGACATGCTGTCGCTTATTGAAGAAGCTGAACGTACAGTAGATAAGGATAAAGCCGCAAAGCTTGCCAAGAAGGTTAAAAAAGGCGACGGCTTTGACCTTGAGGACTTCCGCGACCAGCTCCAGCAGCTCAAGAAGATGGGCGGTATGGGTGGCCTGCTAGGCAAGTTGCCCGGAATGGGGCAAATGGCCGAGATGGCCCAGGGGCCAGGCCCGGAAAAAGAGCTGGGTAAGCTTGAGGCATTGATTAATTCCATGACGCCGAAAGAGCGTCGTGCGCCCGATATCATCAACGGCTCTCGCAAACGGCGTATTGCAGCGGGTGCCGGTCTTCAAGTGCCTGATTTAAACCGTCTGCTGAAGCAGCACAAGCAAATGCAGAAAATGATGAAGAAGGCGGGCAAGAAGGGCGGCATGCAGAAAATGATGCGGGGTATGTCCGGCATGATGGGCGGTGGTGGCCCCGGCGGTCCCGGTGGCCCTGGTGGTATGGGCGGCATGGGTGGCCCAGGCGGGTTACCTTGGCGCTAA
- a CDS encoding cytochrome C biogenesis protein, whose protein sequence is MQALPFATIAFVVYVAAAIWQGMTLFRRVPPRQGMVRLLGALGLLLHIPVVVKLVGAAPGLLPGFTTSATLLMAVAVNVVLVASLFKPVLNAGIVLFPLAGIALIVATWLPSQGSQSGLTPGILLHAVSSALAFAILAIAAVQAVLVGLQNQALRHHHIRGIVQSLPPLTTMERVLFELVWAGILLLTLSIASGLIFLDNFFAQHLAHKTVLSLGAWIIFTTLLVGRYRFGWRGMRAVRWTLGGCGLLILAYFGSKFVLEILLNR, encoded by the coding sequence ATGCAGGCGCTCCCTTTCGCCACGATAGCTTTTGTTGTTTATGTTGCCGCTGCTATTTGGCAGGGCATGACTCTTTTTCGCCGGGTGCCCCCTCGGCAGGGCATGGTGCGCTTACTGGGCGCACTGGGGCTCTTACTGCACATCCCGGTCGTGGTGAAGCTGGTGGGTGCGGCGCCAGGGCTTCTGCCTGGCTTTACCACGAGCGCCACGCTGCTAATGGCCGTGGCGGTTAACGTGGTACTGGTCGCCAGCCTATTTAAGCCGGTGCTAAACGCCGGCATTGTACTCTTCCCCCTGGCGGGTATTGCGCTAATTGTGGCCACTTGGCTCCCCAGCCAAGGCAGCCAGAGCGGCCTAACGCCCGGCATCTTGCTACATGCGGTGAGCTCTGCACTGGCCTTTGCAATACTCGCAATTGCCGCGGTTCAGGCGGTGCTTGTCGGCTTGCAAAATCAAGCACTGCGCCATCACCATATTCGCGGCATCGTACAGTCATTACCACCGCTTACCACCATGGAGCGGGTGCTGTTTGAGCTGGTCTGGGCAGGCATTTTGCTACTCACGCTCTCGATCGCCAGCGGGCTAATTTTCCTCGATAACTTTTTTGCCCAGCACTTAGCGCATAAAACGGTTCTTTCGCTGGGTGCTTGGATTATTTTCACTACGCTGCTGGTGGGGCGCTATCGTTTTGGCTGGCGTGGCATGCGTGCCGTACGTTGGACATTAGGCGGTTGCGGCCTACTGATACTGGCTTATTTTGGCAGTAAATTTGTATTGGAAATTTTACTTAACCGTTAA